A window from Drosophila subobscura isolate 14011-0131.10 chromosome O, UCBerk_Dsub_1.0, whole genome shotgun sequence encodes these proteins:
- the LOC117898676 gene encoding protein roadkill isoform X3: MALARLPVNECQASQTARVTSNLHASSSTMAVSRVPSPPLPEVNTPVAENWCYTQVKVVKFSYMWTINNFSFCREEMGEVLKSSTFSAGANDKLKWCLRVNPKGLDEESKDYLSLYLLLVSCNKSEVRAKFKFSILNAKREETKAMESQRAYRFVQGKDWGFKKFIRRDFLLDEANGLLPEDKLTIFCEVSVVADSVNISGQSNIVQFKVPECKLSEDLGNLFDNEKFSDVTLSVGGREFQAHKAILAARSDVFAAMFEHEMEERKLNRVAITDVDHEVLKEMLRFIYTGKAPNLEKMADDLLAAADKYALEKLKVMCEEALCVNLSVETAAETLILADLHSADQLKAQTIDFINTHATDVMETSGWQNMITTHSHLIAEAFRALATQQIPPIGPPRKRVKMS; encoded by the exons ATTGCCGGTGAACGAATGTCAGGCAAGCCAAACAGCTAGAGTCACCTCGAACCTGCACGCATCCAGTAGCACGATGGCGGTCAGCCGTGTACCCTCGCCGCCCTTGCCGGAAGTTAATACGCCAGTTGCCGAGAACTGGTGTTATACGCAG GTTAAAGTGGTTAAATTTAGTTATATGTGGACCATAAATAACTTTAGTTTTTGTCGGGAAGAGATGGGTGAGGTACTCAAATCGTCCACATTCTCAGCCGGTGCTAATGACAAACTGAAATG GTGTTTACGGGTTAATCCAAAGGGTCTCGATGAGGAGAGCAAGGATTACTTATCGTTATATTTACTATTAGTTTCGTGTAATAAATCAGAAGTCAGAGCCAAGTTCAAATTTTCCATTCTGAATGCGAAACGTGAGGAGACCAAAGCCATGGAATCCCAAAG AGCTTACCGTTTTGTGCAGGGCAAAGATTGGGGCTTCAAGAAATTCATTAGACGCGACTTCCTGCTGGACGAGGCCAACGGCCTGCTGCCGGAGGACAAGCTAACGATCTTCTGTGAGGTTAGCGTCGTCGCGGACAGTGTTAACATCTCCGGACAATCCAATATTGTGCAGTTCAAAGTGCCCGAGTGCAAGCTCTCCGAGGATCTTGGCAATCTCTTTGACAATGAGAAATTCAGCGATGTGACGCTCTCAGTGGGCGGTCGAGAGTTTCAGGCGCACAAGGCCATACTGGCAG CGCGCAGCGATGTCTTTGCGGCCATGTTTGAGCATGAAATGGAGGAGCGTAAGTTGAATCGTGTCGCCATAACCGATGTGGATCATGAGGTTCTTAAAGAAATGCTGCGATTCATATACACGGGCAAGGCGCCCAATTTAGAAAAAATGGCTGATGATCTCCTAGCGGCTGCTGATAAG TATGCACTCGAAAAGCTGAAAGTGATGTGCGAGGAGGCGCTGTGCGTCAATCTCTCTGTTGAAACAGCAGCCGAAACATTAATATTAGCTGATCTCCATAGTGCGGATCAATTGAAAGCACAAACGATAGATTTCATAAATAC TCATGCCACCGATGTGATGGAAACCTCTGGATGGCAAAATATGATCACAACACATTCACATTTGATAGCGGAGGCATTTCGTGCACTCGCAACACAACAAATCCCACCAATTGGACCACCAAGGAAACGCGTGAAAATGAGCTGA
- the LOC117898676 gene encoding protein roadkill isoform X1, translating into MFEPYVKIKKKRNVHEIYQQSDENLERERERERDQQEPQESLEDSSDNCCCLEEVPPLAVGEGATVATTGTATAAATATGGASSSSSGNCSRLQQLISTPPVLLRRSSLSPPHHHHPQGGNSPLHQLPPQAVSTPPPTPPTPPHHQQQQPQQQQHLAAAPSVLQQHLGHLNFESGATAAAAAAAVAQAAAVGAGTSRSGSATLAQHLATPSSILQAAYSSGSHNLQNILTRSQSSSTTTSSSSSSSTSTSSSAHVASTTPAAASASSSSSSSNNNNCSSACAGNTHYNGGSNSSNSSSSNHHSNSIIASRLFGAPSSSSSSASSSPSSSSSSSSHLPSSSPHHLHSHHSALTNSITNRINQSIRRHLNQQQYHPISASSSSSSSSSSGTSSRLAHYQTQQSPIHQHQQQQQQQQHYNCAHPGQQQQHHHHHQSSSSNSNHHQQQQHHHHHQHHSNNQQQQPQQSPLCLVLLVKCPNSKEFCNAAAANFCDKRLPVNECQASQTARVTSNLHASSSTMAVSRVPSPPLPEVNTPVAENWCYTQVKVVKFSYMWTINNFSFCREEMGEVLKSSTFSAGANDKLKWCLRVNPKGLDEESKDYLSLYLLLVSCNKSEVRAKFKFSILNAKREETKAMESQRAYRFVQGKDWGFKKFIRRDFLLDEANGLLPEDKLTIFCEVSVVADSVNISGQSNIVQFKVPECKLSEDLGNLFDNEKFSDVTLSVGGREFQAHKAILAARSDVFAAMFEHEMEERKLNRVAITDVDHEVLKEMLRFIYTGKAPNLEKMADDLLAAADKYALEKLKVMCEEALCVNLSVETAAETLILADLHSADQLKAQTIDFINTHATDVMETSGWQNMITTHSHLIAEAFRALATQQIPPIGPPRKRVKMS; encoded by the exons ATGTTTGAGCCCTATGTGAAAATCAAGAAAAAGCGAAATGTCCATGAAATTTATCAACAAAGCGACGAGAATTTagagcgagaacgagaacggGAACGGGACCAACAGGAGCCGCAGGAGTCGCTGGAGGATAGTAGTGataattgttgctgcctggAGGAGGTGCCCCCATTAGCAGTGGGCGAGGGCGCCACTGTGgcaacaacaggaacagcaacagcagcagcaacagcaacaggaggagccagcagcagcagcagtggcaactgCAGCCGATTGCAGCAATTGATTTCGACGCCGCCAGTATTATTGCGTAGATCTTCGCTGTCGCCGCCGCACCACCATCACCCGCAAGGGGGCAACTCTCCTTTGCACCAGCTTCCACCACAAGCTGTAAGCACACCACCGcccacaccacccacaccaccgcaccaccagcagcagcagccacagcagcagcaacatctagCTGCTGCGCCTTCAGTTTTGCAACAGCATTTGGGTCACCTGAATTTCGAAAgtggagcaactgcagcagcagcagcagcagcggtagcccaagcggcagcagtgggagcTGGAACCAGTAGAAGTGGATCGGCAACACTGGCACAACATTTGGCAACACCCAGCAGCATATTGCAGGCGGCatacagcagtggcagccacaacttGCAAAATATATTGACGCGCTCACAAAGttcctccaccaccacctcctcctcctcctcctcctccacctccacctcgtCGTCCGCACACGTTGCAAGCACCACCCCTGCCGCTGCATCTGCCTCATCGTCGTCCAGTTCctcaaacaataacaattgcaGCAGCGCCTGTGCGGGGAATACCCATTACAacggtggcagcaacagcagcaacagcagcagcagcaatcaccacagcaacagcatcattGCCAGCCGTTTGTTTGGGGCACCATCATCCTCTTCTTCTTCGGCATCGTCCAgtccctcctcctcttcgtcgtcgtcatccCACCTGCCGTCATCGTCGCCTCATCATCTGCATAGCCATCATTCCGCGTTGACCAACTCCATCACGAATCGCATCAATCAGAGTATAAGGCGGCATCTCAATCAGCAGCAGTATCATCCCATCAgcgcctcctcctcatcctcatcctcctcctcaaGTGGCACGTCGTCTCGTTTGGCGCATTATCAGACGCAACAATCGCCGatacaccagcaccagcaacagcagcagcagcagcagcattataATTGCGCTCATCctggacaacagcagcaacatcatcatcatcatcagagtagcagcagcaacagcaaccatcatcaacaacagcaacaccaccaccaccaccaacaccacagcaacaatcaacagcaacaaccacaacaatcTCCTCTGTGCCTAGTATTATTAGTTAAATGCCCCAATTCTAAGGAATTTTGTAACGCAGCCGCCGCAAATTTCTGTGATAAAAG ATTGCCGGTGAACGAATGTCAGGCAAGCCAAACAGCTAGAGTCACCTCGAACCTGCACGCATCCAGTAGCACGATGGCGGTCAGCCGTGTACCCTCGCCGCCCTTGCCGGAAGTTAATACGCCAGTTGCCGAGAACTGGTGTTATACGCAG GTTAAAGTGGTTAAATTTAGTTATATGTGGACCATAAATAACTTTAGTTTTTGTCGGGAAGAGATGGGTGAGGTACTCAAATCGTCCACATTCTCAGCCGGTGCTAATGACAAACTGAAATG GTGTTTACGGGTTAATCCAAAGGGTCTCGATGAGGAGAGCAAGGATTACTTATCGTTATATTTACTATTAGTTTCGTGTAATAAATCAGAAGTCAGAGCCAAGTTCAAATTTTCCATTCTGAATGCGAAACGTGAGGAGACCAAAGCCATGGAATCCCAAAG AGCTTACCGTTTTGTGCAGGGCAAAGATTGGGGCTTCAAGAAATTCATTAGACGCGACTTCCTGCTGGACGAGGCCAACGGCCTGCTGCCGGAGGACAAGCTAACGATCTTCTGTGAGGTTAGCGTCGTCGCGGACAGTGTTAACATCTCCGGACAATCCAATATTGTGCAGTTCAAAGTGCCCGAGTGCAAGCTCTCCGAGGATCTTGGCAATCTCTTTGACAATGAGAAATTCAGCGATGTGACGCTCTCAGTGGGCGGTCGAGAGTTTCAGGCGCACAAGGCCATACTGGCAG CGCGCAGCGATGTCTTTGCGGCCATGTTTGAGCATGAAATGGAGGAGCGTAAGTTGAATCGTGTCGCCATAACCGATGTGGATCATGAGGTTCTTAAAGAAATGCTGCGATTCATATACACGGGCAAGGCGCCCAATTTAGAAAAAATGGCTGATGATCTCCTAGCGGCTGCTGATAAG TATGCACTCGAAAAGCTGAAAGTGATGTGCGAGGAGGCGCTGTGCGTCAATCTCTCTGTTGAAACAGCAGCCGAAACATTAATATTAGCTGATCTCCATAGTGCGGATCAATTGAAAGCACAAACGATAGATTTCATAAATAC TCATGCCACCGATGTGATGGAAACCTCTGGATGGCAAAATATGATCACAACACATTCACATTTGATAGCGGAGGCATTTCGTGCACTCGCAACACAACAAATCCCACCAATTGGACCACCAAGGAAACGCGTGAAAATGAGCTGA
- the LOC117898676 gene encoding protein roadkill isoform X2: MDLIHEPRLPVNECQASQTARVTSNLHASSSTMAVSRVPSPPLPEVNTPVAENWCYTQVKVVKFSYMWTINNFSFCREEMGEVLKSSTFSAGANDKLKWCLRVNPKGLDEESKDYLSLYLLLVSCNKSEVRAKFKFSILNAKREETKAMESQRAYRFVQGKDWGFKKFIRRDFLLDEANGLLPEDKLTIFCEVSVVADSVNISGQSNIVQFKVPECKLSEDLGNLFDNEKFSDVTLSVGGREFQAHKAILAARSDVFAAMFEHEMEERKLNRVAITDVDHEVLKEMLRFIYTGKAPNLEKMADDLLAAADKYALEKLKVMCEEALCVNLSVETAAETLILADLHSADQLKAQTIDFINTHATDVMETSGWQNMITTHSHLIAEAFRALATQQIPPIGPPRKRVKMS; the protein is encoded by the exons ATGGATTTAATACATGAGCCAAG ATTGCCGGTGAACGAATGTCAGGCAAGCCAAACAGCTAGAGTCACCTCGAACCTGCACGCATCCAGTAGCACGATGGCGGTCAGCCGTGTACCCTCGCCGCCCTTGCCGGAAGTTAATACGCCAGTTGCCGAGAACTGGTGTTATACGCAG GTTAAAGTGGTTAAATTTAGTTATATGTGGACCATAAATAACTTTAGTTTTTGTCGGGAAGAGATGGGTGAGGTACTCAAATCGTCCACATTCTCAGCCGGTGCTAATGACAAACTGAAATG GTGTTTACGGGTTAATCCAAAGGGTCTCGATGAGGAGAGCAAGGATTACTTATCGTTATATTTACTATTAGTTTCGTGTAATAAATCAGAAGTCAGAGCCAAGTTCAAATTTTCCATTCTGAATGCGAAACGTGAGGAGACCAAAGCCATGGAATCCCAAAG AGCTTACCGTTTTGTGCAGGGCAAAGATTGGGGCTTCAAGAAATTCATTAGACGCGACTTCCTGCTGGACGAGGCCAACGGCCTGCTGCCGGAGGACAAGCTAACGATCTTCTGTGAGGTTAGCGTCGTCGCGGACAGTGTTAACATCTCCGGACAATCCAATATTGTGCAGTTCAAAGTGCCCGAGTGCAAGCTCTCCGAGGATCTTGGCAATCTCTTTGACAATGAGAAATTCAGCGATGTGACGCTCTCAGTGGGCGGTCGAGAGTTTCAGGCGCACAAGGCCATACTGGCAG CGCGCAGCGATGTCTTTGCGGCCATGTTTGAGCATGAAATGGAGGAGCGTAAGTTGAATCGTGTCGCCATAACCGATGTGGATCATGAGGTTCTTAAAGAAATGCTGCGATTCATATACACGGGCAAGGCGCCCAATTTAGAAAAAATGGCTGATGATCTCCTAGCGGCTGCTGATAAG TATGCACTCGAAAAGCTGAAAGTGATGTGCGAGGAGGCGCTGTGCGTCAATCTCTCTGTTGAAACAGCAGCCGAAACATTAATATTAGCTGATCTCCATAGTGCGGATCAATTGAAAGCACAAACGATAGATTTCATAAATAC TCATGCCACCGATGTGATGGAAACCTCTGGATGGCAAAATATGATCACAACACATTCACATTTGATAGCGGAGGCATTTCGTGCACTCGCAACACAACAAATCCCACCAATTGGACCACCAAGGAAACGCGTGAAAATGAGCTGA